A window of the Isosphaera pallida ATCC 43644 genome harbors these coding sequences:
- a CDS encoding SIS domain-containing protein: protein MLGVHLGLVPYLQRVCQELGRLEPQPVYDLCDHLERAYQSRAMIFVIGNGGSGANASHLCEDLNKCTLRDFENQSRLRVLSLTDNTPGITAWANDEGYDRIFVEQLKTYASPGDVLIAISGSGNSPNILKAVEWANANGLTTFGMTGFSGGKLKTMAHKTIHVAIDDMGIAESIHQVVFHWVVDDIYRRISGPIAQASANSTD from the coding sequence ATGCTCGGCGTCCATCTGGGACTCGTCCCTTACCTTCAGAGGGTCTGCCAAGAGCTCGGCCGCCTTGAGCCCCAACCCGTTTACGATCTTTGTGATCATCTTGAACGGGCGTATCAAAGCCGCGCGATGATCTTTGTCATCGGCAACGGAGGCTCGGGAGCCAACGCCTCGCACCTTTGCGAGGACTTAAATAAATGCACGCTCAGGGATTTTGAGAACCAATCACGACTGCGGGTCTTGAGCTTGACGGACAACACGCCCGGGATCACCGCGTGGGCCAACGACGAGGGATACGACCGGATTTTCGTGGAGCAGCTCAAAACCTACGCATCGCCGGGGGACGTGCTGATTGCCATTTCCGGGTCGGGCAACAGTCCGAACATTCTCAAGGCCGTTGAGTGGGCCAACGCCAACGGTCTGACGACCTTTGGAATGACCGGCTTTTCGGGCGGAAAGCTTAAGACAATGGCTCATAAAACGATTCATGTGGCGATTGACGACATGGGGATCGCAGAATCCATTCATCAGGTGGTGTTTCATTGGGTTGTGGACGACATCTATCGCCGCATTTCCGGCCCGATCGCCCAAGCCTCGGCGAACTCAACCGACTGA